aaatgaCTAGGTAATGAAAATATTAGTTGTTTAGTTAATACATGCAGAAAGAAGTACTTCTTCACTAAAAGCCTGGACAGTCATGTAGGACAGAAATTACATTTTGTTTCTGCTAATATATTTCCttagcttttagtttgtttgcttAGTTTAGTTGGTAGTATAgtttacagaaaggaaaatttatCTTTTCTAGGTGTTATGTTTCTACGGATTTAGGTACACTCACACAGTTGTGTAACAACGACCCCTGTCAGGACATACAGCATTTCCGTCACCCCCAAGAGTTCTTTCATGTCCCTTTGGTCGTTCGGATCTTCTGTAAGAAGTCAACTTGAACCTCCCTTGGTGGCACTGGCCgtgacttatctttagggtattGCGTTAGGCAGGGGAAGTCAGATCTAGTCGGTCCCTTCTTGAAGCCCTCCGCTGGCTTCTTGCGCCTGGAGCAAGATCAGCGCCCAGCCTCTCTGATCTCGTCGCGTCAGTCCCAGTACGGCCAAGAGCAGCCCAAACCGGCCCTTCCTGTGGGCTCCCGCTCCCAGCCCGCACGGTGCACCGCTCCTCAGATGCGCCACGCTGCAGAGGTGTGGATGGTTGCTGCTTTCAGATCATCACCCTCCGCGCAGGTGTTACCTTAGAACAGCCTTTCCTCACCACCTGTCCTGCCTTACCTTGCTTCGTGCTTCCTTAGAGACTGTGGATTTGGGGTAGTTTGAGTGTCGTCTGCCTCTAGAGCGCCAGCTTTGGAGGCCAGGGACCTTGCCGGGCTTGTTCGTTGCCGCGTCTCCAGCACGCGGTAGGCAGGTGGAGAGAACTGCAGTCCATTAGACAAGTCTCGTCCTTTACTTTTAAAGTTCTAGTTGTACAAGTCGTACACGAATACATGACCCGGTTCTCCACATACAATAGCACAGGCTGGAGCACCACTGGTAGCCCTTGTGGGAAGTTTGGGTATTTGTGCGGTGACGCGTGTGACTGAGAGGGGAGCTCAGATTCACCAGATTACCTCAGCAGAGGCTCCCCCAGATCCATCCAGACTGAGGGTGGAAGTGCTAAAACAGGCACTAGAATGCAAagtctttgcttttctctctttttgaaagGAATGTTTGGTGTGTTAACCTTTATGTGTCCGTGCTCcgcactcccctccccgccccccatttACTGGGGGACCAGGCCCAAAGTGCTGAAGAGCCCTTGGCAGCCCTGAGATCACGAATTGGCCATTCTTGTTCTAGAAGGTGCCGTTTCATGCTTAGAGTGCTCAAAGGTTATGAGCATTAACGtctttataacagctttattgagatgtaatttacatagCACACCGTCACCCACTAAAGGGTGCACTTCAGTGGTTTTTGGTTCATTCACTGAGCTGTGCCCTTATCACGCAGTCACCTTTAGAATGTTCTCGTGACCCTAGTTAACATCTCTCTCTAATAACTCGTGTGTGACCTGAGTGCTTTGTAGTCTACTCATCATCTTGATAGAGTTGTTAAATTGGAAGGTAATTGTAGCCATTTGCATCTCAAATCCTTTTGGGATAAGGTCGGGTATAAATATATAAGTGTGGTAGGCATTTGCAAGTCACAGATACGCATCTAGAGAAGTTTTACTGCTTTAAGACTTCAGGTTTTATTTCACTACTGTTAACATGTTTGGGGAGATTTTAATCATTGGGACTAAGCTAAATGGAGGTGAAGCATTTTTGCAGGACTTCATCCCTCTAAATCAGTTTGGAACACAAAATTTTCTTGCAGATGTAGGGTAGAATTGAACACAGCTTTTTGCACAGGGAAAACCCTAAATAAAATGGAAGAGATGCCTTTTTTTCCCTGCTGTCTgaacttttttcctctttactgGAAGAATACATGGGCACACACCCACTGGAAGACACGAAAATGTCGGACTTTCTGAGCAGAAGCCTCATCTTGTCGTCTCCTCTTTCCACTGATAACTTGGCTTTAGCTTGCCAGGGGTTTCGTGTGTTTAGTTACACGCACCTGTGAGCGTCTACATGtaacttagatttttaaaaacaaaacataaccctGTTAGTGTTCTGTGACTTGGTGGGTACACAATTGTCTTTCCATTCTGGGCACGTGGATCTCTGTCATTCATTGTACTGTTGTAACGTGTTTCCTGCCATGCATGTACCCGTGGTTCCCTTCCTCTGcttgcctgtttcttttttttccagatctCTCATTTCCCAACATGCTCTGTAGTTTCTCGTTTGATTCCCACTTCCAGCATGTAGACACTGGTAGGCAGGAATGTTTGCATTGTTCGCTGATGATACCAGATTGGAGCCATGCTTGGCATTCGGTAGGTGCTTAGTAAACCCTTGTTGAACAGGCCAAACGGCTCCGTGATAACGCGTTTCTAAGGAGCACAGCTCCTTAGTGCGTCCTTGGTTGGACACAGTTTATTTGATACTTTGCTGTAATAAGCAGTGGTGCAGTAACGAGCTTTTCATGCATCTTTCTTTCTGAACTTTGAACCCTTGTTTCTTTCAtgagttttatattgtttttgttCTTCCCCATTAGTTGGAGTCCCTTGCAGAAGGGGCTTCACTTAGTCCAGTCTCCAGTCCATTCCAGGGAACCTGAGCGCCCTCTCTGACCTCTGCATGAACACTGGTCGTTGCAGGAAGTGCTGCCTTGTTAGCGATGCCCCTGGCAGGCTTTTGTTTTGCTGTGATGAAAAGCGCCGCCGTTACTCATCTGCCAGCCTCACTCGGCCGTCTGGGCCCCTCCGGACAGGCCTGCTCCCTGGTGCACACGACAGTCCTGTGGCCGTTTGGAACGGCGGCCGCAGCCCCTGGGATAACTGAAGTTTTCAGGGTGCACATACGCATACCGGTTTTGGTTTGTAGAAGTACCGTCTGGTTTGTAACTCTGAACCGAAGTGGATTTTCAAATATTCATCCAACGCATGTTTCAGGAAGCGTTGTGAAGAGTGAAGACTATGGTCTCCCGGGCTACGTGGACCGGCGCGACTACCCCTTGCCCGACGTGGCCCACGTCAGGAGCCTCTCCGCCAGCCAGAAGGCcttgaaggagaaggagaaggccGCCTGGAGCAGCCTCTCCATCGATGAGAAAGTTGAACGTGGGTATTGAAGGGAAGCGGGGCAGCTTGCGTCGGGCGAGCATTCTGGTTCTGGGCCGCTGCCCGGAGCCCAGTgtgctggggagggtggggtgctGAGGCTCTGTGGGGCCGTCCGGGGCCCGGGCCCCTTTGTCCAGGCTTGTGGGCTCCAGCCCCCCTCGGGGAGGAGCGGGAACAGGCATGCAGAGCTGCTGAGCAGGGCTCTGCGGGGGGCTTAGCGTGTGAGAGGAGCTTCTCGGGGCCTCCCTGGGTGGGACTGGGTTGGCTGTAAATTATTGATGGAAGATCAGCGAAATTTCCCTGTCAGGTAGGAGAGAGGCATGAAAGTATTATGGGCTTGAACAGACCCTTAAACCTTAATCTAAAGGAGAAGGAatttcactgctttttttttgcaCAGAGCAAACTCCATAACTTCAtgcatctccttccttcccccttatGTGTGCGTGGGTGCGTCCGGGCCTCGGGCCTGTGTTGTGTTCCTAGCTGTATGTCTGCCGCCCCCGTGTTGTGGGGAGGAGTGATGGAGCCCCGCCTCGAGGAGGGGCTCTCGGTCCCCGTGGCCGTCTGTGCCTGCAGCGCTGTCTTTTCTGTTCCCAGTGTACCGCCTTAAGTTCAAGGAGAGCTTCGCGGAAATGAACAGGAGCACGAACGAGTGGAAGACGGTTGTGGGCGGGGCCATGTTCTTCATCGGCTTCACTGCTCTCCTCCTCATCTGGGAGAAGCTGTACGGTGAGTGGCGGGGAGAGAAGGGGCCCGGTACCCGGAGCGGCGGCATCTTTCGGTGCCCCAGAGTGGGCCGTGGGGCCTTCACACAAAATCGGCGCTTCTGTCCCGGGCTCCGTCCCGACTGTTCACCAGGTTTGCGAGACTGGCTCACGTGCACGGAAGTGGTGTAAGCCAGAGTTTGCTTTATTCCGAGCGGGCCAGGCTTGGCCCGAACGGCTTCCTTTGTACAGCACGCCACGTATCCAGTAACGGTTTCTCTGCTCCCCAGTCAGCGTCAGGAGAAGGAGTGGTGGGGGTTAGATCAAGGAGAAGGGCACCTTACGCATCAAGGGCTGTTCCAGCTGTTGGGGACGGCAGCTCAGTAATCAGAGCTCTGGGCCTTCGGACCGAGCAGTTTCTGCTTCGCCCGCGTCGGGGCCGCCTGCTCGCGTGTTCTAGTGCTGCGTGTCCCGCGTTCCCTCCGTCCGGCCGAGTAGGTAGCTTCCCGTTCTGAGTAGGTGTGAGCCTGTGTTTGTGGCCTGCCTGTGGACGCGGGTCAGTGACAGGCCTGTGACCCTCTGCTCTCCCCCCGCGTCCCCTTTGGTTCTGTCGGTGCTTGCCTGCAGACCCGTTGTCTGTATCCTGTAGAGAGGACGTCTTGCTTTTAGCTTAAGCATTTCATCGCTCGCTTTTACAAACGAAGGAATAATTTGGAAATACCGAGTTGTCAGCGCCCAGGATTCGAGACCgttgtgtgtgcgtgcgtgtggcTGTCAAGTGGCAGGTGGCTGCGCTGCTCGGCCTGCCGGTGAGGTGGGGGGACACCTCGGCCGCGTGGCGCGCTGGTTTGGAAACACCGAGTCGGGACAGTGTTGCCTCATGAAGTTGTTTTGGGCTGCAGTGTACGGCCCCATCCCGCACACCTTTGAGGAGGAGTGGGTGGCCAAGCAGACCAAGAGGATGCTCGACATGAAGGTGGCCCCAGTCCAGGGCTTCTCAGCCAAGTGGGACTACGACAGGAACGAGTGGAAGAAGTAAGGACCCGCCGTTGGCCGCCGGAGCCGCCGTGTCACCTCCCTGCAGCCCCGCACGTTTACCGGGGCGTTCTTTCCCAGTACCAGTGCTAATAAACGAGCAGTTTACGTGGCGTCCTTGTGGCTGCTTCTTTGATGGTATAACTGAATGAGAGGAAAGCGTCGTTTGAAACACGGTGAGTTTCTCCCAAGTGTCTGTAGTCAGTACATTTTGGGTATTAATGAATGGGCAGAAATAAGGTGTATAAGGGGATAGCAGATAAAAACGAAAAATACAGAGTCCTGTGGTGTGGGATGTCCTGACGAGAGATGTTTATGGGAGTTCAGTCCCCATCACAGTAGCCAGACTGACACACCTCAGCGGGGTCGCTTTTCTCCTGGGACCGTCTCTCCCCTTGGAATTGTGCGTGTTGGTTGGAGTGTGTGACCACGAGCTTGGGCAGGGCAGACCGGGTTCTGCGCTCCTGCCTTTTTATCGAAGAGGCAACGGCGAAGCCAGCTGTCGGCCGGGCAGGAGTTAAGGAGCCCTGCCCGAGCCCCCGGCAGGCGTCCCGTGCGGGCTCCCGCATCTGTCCTGTGGTTCTCTCCCCTCGCTCTAACGTCCCTGCCCCTCACTGGCTCCTGGAGCCCCTGTGTGGGGGAGCAGAACACTGCAGAATAGAGCTGGTGCAGAGGGCTCTCCCAGCAGCACTGGCGCAGGGGCGGGTCGGGGGGAGCTGTGCCTGGGAAGGGAAGTTGGTCCCTAGAGCTCGACCAGAGGAGCGTCACAGGAAGTTGGCCTTAGATAGGCTTGTGAGAAGGCTTGAGCCCACTGGTGTAACAGGAGGGGCAGGTGAACTGTAGCCCCTGATGGCAGTGTCTCCTGCTGCTCTGCAGATGGCCTTGCTGGCTTGTTCTCGAGGGCCAGCTGACTGCCCGGAGGCCCTCTGGGGGGAGAGGAAGTCCCGGGAGCTGTGGGGTGCGAGTCTGGCTGTGAGGACCAGTGTGGCTCTGGGCGGCTGGGACGTCCCTCGGGTGGAGCCATTTTCAGCTCCTTCCCAGCGAGGGCTCCTGTGGCGGGGCTGGAGTTCCTGACCTGGCCCCTCACCTGGCTCTTCTGACCCTTGAACGATCACTGGTGGGTCCCCTGCGGTGGGCCAGGCGCTCACCGTCTCACTCCCGAGAACGACCCCAAGAGGAGGGGGCCCTTCCCGGCTTGGGTGGTGGAGCTGAATGCAGCTAGAGGCCGAGGGCTCTGCCTGAGTGGGAGTGGGGGTGCTGGAGACGGACCCCCAGACTGCCGCTCCCCCGGGGGGCTTCACACGGAGCCTCCCCCAGCCACACCGGAACCACTCTTGCGCTTGCTCAGAGGATGACCGCCTGTACCTCGGCGTCAGATTCCAAGATGTGACTgtcctcttctgtctctctgtctttgtgggtttatgccttaaaaaaaaaaaaaaaaatctctttactgTCGCGTTAGTGGAAATTCAGGAGGAAACAGAATGAATGCTCGATGCACCCACCACCCTTAAGCTGGAGGTCTGCTGAGCACTTAGGGATGGTCTGCGTGTGTGAGAGTGACGGTGAACGCGACCCTCGGGGCTCACCGCTGGGGCCCCCAGGAGCACCGAGAACGAGTGAAACAGCGGGCAACGTCATTAGAGGGTTCGAGAGGGCTCTGGGCGGTGGTGGAGTGGGTGTTTCAGCTGGGGGTGGGAAAAATTCGAGGCCGGTGGTGGGAGACGTCCCCGAGGAGGTAGCCCGCGAGCTGAGACTTGATGACTCTCGCCCATCCTTGAGCAGAGGCAGGGATGAGGGGGCGCGGGTGGAGACAGTCACGCTCGAAGGACTGCGGACGAAGGCCCTGAGGACGGAGCTCACTCGGTTCGAGGACCTGAAAGACGACCCATGGGGCTGAGACCCTGGGAGGGCGGAGAGGAAGGGTGTGGAGCGCATGAGGGCCCAGGAGAGAGGGCAGGCGGGGCTCTCTTGGGGGCTGTGCTCATGGGGCCGCAGGCTGCCCCCCCCAGCGTGTCTGGGGAGACGGTTGTGGTTCCTTGTGTAACACGAAGGTGGGGCGGCACTTTGAGAAACACCAAGAAGGCTGACAGGACAGCCACCGGCTTAGCTCCTCGGCGGCCGGAGGAGTCCCTGTCCTCCCCAGGGGTGGGGAGTGCCTGACCAGCCCAGGCTTGGGCTCTCCCGGGGACCAGTGCAAGGCCCTGCTGGGCTGCTGCTCTCACCCGACGCGTCGAGAGCTCCTTGCCGTTTCAAGTGTGTTTCATCCTTTGCTGCTCTTCTTATTTTTGCCCGTCAGTCAGTGCTCACCTTGTTACCAGCTTGTTACCAGCTTTCTACCCTGTAGaacttaaaaatcattatgtACAAAGGGGCAAGTAACAGCAGACGTGTCAAACCCAATCCTAGATGCCAGAAGGCAATGGAACAGTAGTTTCAACTAGAAAGATAAAGTCAGCTAAACTATTAACCAAgagcaagggaaaaaataaagatattcacAGGCGAACACAAAGAATATTTATTACCAACAGGCCTTTGCTGAGAGAAGCACTGAAGGACATAATCCAGGAAGGAGAAAACTGAACTCAGATGGAGTGAGCTATCAGAAAGAAGGGGGAGCGAAGGGATTGGAAACCGTGAGGGCAAATCCACCCAAACACTGGTTGCccacaacaataaaaatgatgacctatttggggggggggatggttAAAAGCAAGGGGGAGGGAATTCTGGGGAGGTGAAGGCTATGGTGGCATACTTTTTGAATTTCTGTGAAACCCCAGATAGAAGTGGTAACTAGAgagcaaaaccaaaaaccctGTTGATAATACCAAAAAATGAGGTGAGGAGATATTACGATGAACCGACCCCCGTCATCCCCCAAAGTACAAATGGGTGGGGGCAGATCAAGCACGGCCACAAGCCCTGCACGGTATCCGCTTTGGTGCCAGGGGAAGCAGGGACAACTGATGGACCCGAGAGCTGGGACCCCGGGGTAGCCAAGGATTTTACCAGGGAGGAGGTGTGGTGCTACCATCTGCCCAGTCCAACAGCAGGCGAATGCTGGGGGCCCTCAGTAAGGTCCGGGGGGCAGGAGTACTCCCAGTCCTGACGCTGAACCTGCTGGGCTGACCTCTGGGACGGACCCACACAGCAGAGGAATTGCTGACTGATCAGATTGACCAGGACCGGGCTGGCGGGGGTGAAGGAGAGGTGGGCTCCGGGTGTGTGTGGAGGAACTGAAGACAGTCCCCAGATCTCAGAGGCCAGTTACCGTATTTTTCAACCCCGAATGAAAACACCTTGTGAAATTAGAGACGTTACCCTGAACCACACGTCCTTCTAGAAGTTCAGGAAAGCGAACTTCAGCTTCGACAATGGATTAACGTCCATCCAGCATATTTAAATCTCTGGGTCCTGAGACACACAAGGAAACAGGGTAGCTTGTGCAACGCTCAGGGACAGAAGCAGCCAACAGGAATGGGGGTTCTTGGCCGGCCCTCCCCCCAGCACGTCGGTGTGTGTTCAGTGGGTCCGTGAACTAAGCCGCCGTGGTGGCAGGGATGGAGGCCGTGCAGGCCCCATAACCTAGACTTCCTGGCAGCTTTCTACCCTGTAGAACTTAAAAATCACTATGTACAAAGGGACAAGTAACAGCAGACGTGTCAAACGCAAAGGCTGCCCTGCGGGCCACGGATGTCGCGTACATAACCCGCCAGTGGCGGAGACCATTGAGCAGCCCCAGCCCAGCACCGGCAGACTTGCTTCGTGCATCGGCGCCCACTGGCCCCGCAACCCCTCACCTAGAGGCAGCGGACTTCTGAACGCTCAGTCGTGGGCACTTGGGCGATAACGCTCTCAGGGAATGGGATTCTGTCTTACAGGATGCAGCATGTGCcttcttttatattaattttgtatcatgggagaatatatatatagcatgGAATTTACCgttttaaccatttctaagtgtgtAAGTCAATGGCATTAGTTACCTTTGCATTGTTGCACAGCCATCATCGCTctgcatctccagaactttccagcatcccaaactgaaatttcTGTACCCGTTAAACCGTagctccccattctcccctcccccagcccctggtacctGCTCTTCTACTCTCTGTCTGTGTGAATTTGCCGACCCTATGAACCTCATGTAGCTGGAATCATACTGTGTGTGTGACTTATCTCCCTCAACGTGAGGACCTCAAGGTTtgttcatgttgtagcatatgtcggaatttcctcctttcttttttaaggtcgaataattttccattgtatgtatgcacctcattttctttatccctttGTCCCGTGAGGGCTATTTGGGTTGTTGCCTTCGGCTGTTGTGAGTAATGCTGATGCGAACATGGGCGTACCCAATTTGTTTGAGTCTCAGCTCTCGATTCTTCGGGAACGTACCTAGAAGTGGGAAAGAGGCAGGAAGTAGGTAGCAGTGCTCTAACTGTCTGCATGTCTTGAGACCCAAGGGCATCTTCCATCCTCGTCAAGGAGAAggctaattttctttcctttcatacaGAACGATGCTTTTAATCAGGGACCAATGtgtgcttctctctttctctgagacTGAATACATGGGCCAGGGATCCGAGGTGGAAAGGGGAGTGTCTCCTTTCACAATTACGCCTCATAACACATTGACTGTGTCTTTGTTTCCCATTTGTGAGCGCTCTCTGTTGGTTTGGGGGTCTGATTCCTTAGGGAGTGAGTGCTTCCACCGGGAGACGCCACAGTGGGCTCCTTATGGCACTGAGCAACAGAAAGAGAAGGGGGTGACTCACTCTGTGGGACGTGGGATCCTGAGTATAAATGGGAAATGGGGTTTGAGTTACATAATGGGGCTGAGGAAAGCTATGGCTAGAACCCAGGGGACTCTCCTGGGTGCCTCTTACTTAGTTAGATCTTCCAAGTCCAACAGTCAGAGTCAACGTAAAACAGTAGTTCACAGTAACAACGAAGAGACAGGACCACCAAGGATTCAGAGCCTATTCATGACCTACGTGAATGAAGTTCACTCCAATAGGTGAAGAACCTCAACGAGCCGAGCCCTGGAGGGGGGCAAAGGAAACAGAACGGGTAGCAGACGAAGGAAGTTAAGAATGTTGATTATGGCTTCACGACTGTTTCAGAAATCAGGACGGCAGCCTGTTTTCTTCCTTGCTTGTTATGTGTGCCCGTGTGCGTATTgactagtttttcttttctgcctttcttctCCGTATTGTTTTCTACACGTTTGTTGGAGGTTAATTTTACGTTTTAGTCCCTAGGTAACAATATTCAGATGAGACTGTGACTGAAATGAAGGAGCAAGTCACACAGCCCGGGGATACCTACAGTGGCTCTTGGGACTCATTCTGGGTGGAGGGTAAGAACGTCTTCCTTTGTATGAAGGCCATTTGCATCTTGTTTGGTGGGGACGTAGAGTCGTCCGACGTTGTATGGAGGTTCTTAGACGCGCGTGGTCACAGAGTAGCCTAAGAGATGGACTGTGCCAGGTAAGTTATTGTCTTGGCTTCACACCTACCCTTCCATACTGGCTGATGGATGCTGGGGCCAGGATGCTGCATACTGCGTTTGGGCTTGGCCAGCTGCCATGGCCTCTGCTGCTGGGGGCCCTCAGGGAGCCGgaaggtggaggagagaggagctCTTCCTGTCTGTCTGCTTCCTGTCTTCTTGCTGTCTTCCCCTGTTCCCTCTCTGCTCCCTGTTTGCTTCCTGTCTGCCCCTGCTTCCTGTCTGCTTCCTGCTTGTTTCCTGTCTGCTTCCTGTGTGCTTCCTGTCTGTCTTCTTGCTGTCTTCCCCTGCTTCCTGTCTGCTTCCTGCTTGTGTCCTGTCTGCCCCTGCTTTTTGCCTGCTTCCTGTCTGCTCGCTGTCCACCTTTTTTCACTTCCTGTGAGTGTCAGCCAGCCTCCTGCTTTACACCTGCAGTGGCAGTTACTGCCGTAGCAGCAGCTGAGCCCAGCTTTCAGTGGTTCCCACGCACGCAGGATCACCCTAAGCGTATTTCCTCGAGAAGCCCTGGCACAGGCGTGCAGCAGCGTGCAGCAGCGTGCAGCAAGGCCCGGCATGTTGAGGGGTCTCTGCGTGGCCTCCCGTGTGACTCACAGGCCGTCACTTGGGCCCGTGAGAAGCCCGAGGTGTCCCAGTGTGCTCTCTAAAAGGGAGTGTCACCATGGGAGACCGGGCTCATTTTTTTGTGAAAAGAAGTTGAATAAGTTgaactcttattatttttttaagtcttagggatcctttttttaaaaaaaattatttatttatttatttatttatttactttgggccGCGTTGGGTCGTCATTGCTGTGTGTGCGCTTTCCCTGCTTGCGGCGAGTGCGGGCTACCcttggttgctgcgcgcgggctttctctagttgcggcgagcgggggctactctttgttacggtgcatgggcttctcattgcagtggcttctcttgttgtagagcacgggctctaggtgcgtgggcttcagtagttgtgactcgtgggcttacttgctccgcagcatgtgggatcttccccgaccaggtatcgaacctgtgtcccctgaattggcaagcggtttcttaaccactgcatcaccagggaagtcctgaacacTTACTTTTAATTTATCCTTGGTATTGGTGTTTGAAGGGGAAAATCTGTTATTTAGGAGGAAGTAGATAGCTCTGTCTTCTGACCGTGACTCTTAGTAACTCTGGAGTTCTTGTAAGTCTTCTGTGTGCTTTGAAAGGCTTCAGAAGTTGATGCCAATATTACCTTATCGTGTCAAATTTCACGTCAGAACTTTAGTTTTTCCCTGAGTGTGATGAGTGACCAGTCCTATTCCCGCAGCTTTCGGATGTGTTAGGTACTGACTTGACCCACATTCTCTCCAAGTGCTTGGCAGTTTCTTCAATATTCAGAAtgaagttacattttaaaattgttttttgatTCTTCCTTTAACTCTACATTCTTTACCCCCACCCCAGCTTGATTGCTAGATAATTGATGTACATCACTTTGTAAGTTACTTGCACATGtggtaaaatgattaccacaataggtctAGATAACACTCATcctctcatatagatacaatgaaaagaaagaagaaaaaaggagaacagTTCCtactgtgatgagaactcttggtATTTCCTGGTATTTCCTATTTCCTCAGTATTTCGTGGAGCATTGTTAGCTAGTGTCATCACGTTGTATGTACATCACGTCCCTGGAACTTACTCATCTCACAACTGGAAGTTCGCACCTTTGGACCACCTTCCTCCggttccccctccccaca
Above is a genomic segment from Kogia breviceps isolate mKogBre1 chromosome 18, mKogBre1 haplotype 1, whole genome shotgun sequence containing:
- the COX4I1 gene encoding cytochrome c oxidase subunit 4 isoform 1, mitochondrial isoform X1 is translated as MPLAGFCFAVMKSAAVTHLPASLGRLGPSGQACSLVHTTVLWPFGTAAAAPGITEVFRVHIRIPVLVCRSTVWFVTLNRSGFSNIHPTHVSGSVVKSEDYGLPGYVDRRDYPLPDVAHVRSLSASQKALKEKEKAAWSSLSIDEKVELYRLKFKESFAEMNRSTNEWKTVVGGAMFFIGFTALLLIWEKLYVYGPIPHTFEEEWVAKQTKRMLDMKVAPVQGFSAKWDYDRNEWKK
- the COX4I1 gene encoding cytochrome c oxidase subunit 4 isoform 1, mitochondrial isoform X3, whose product is MAKILIAMLRNLRGGSVVKSEDYGLPGYVDRRDYPLPDVAHVRSLSASQKALKEKEKAAWSSLSIDEKVELYRLKFKESFAEMNRSTNEWKTVVGGAMFFIGFTALLLIWEKLYVYGPIPHTFEEEWVAKQTKRMLDMKVAPVQGFSAKWDYDRNEWKK
- the COX4I1 gene encoding cytochrome c oxidase subunit 4 isoform 1, mitochondrial isoform X2 encodes the protein MLATRVFSLIGKRAISTSVCVRAHGSVVKSEDYGLPGYVDRRDYPLPDVAHVRSLSASQKALKEKEKAAWSSLSIDEKVELYRLKFKESFAEMNRSTNEWKTVVGGAMFFIGFTALLLIWEKLYVYGPIPHTFEEEWVAKQTKRMLDMKVAPVQGFSAKWDYDRNEWKK